Proteins from a genomic interval of Ensifer canadensis:
- a CDS encoding SLC13 family permease — MPLRQVRLLTGSLLIFATILIFVAADGLTMPMRLALMVFATTLVCWTIFDLPETPVALAGALALGATGTVSEEAMFAALGNDIVWLMIAAFVIASVLQASGLVERLTFRLLAPFQRVSSLFWAVTLTIFATAFIIPSTSARAVIFMPVFLGLTAAIGRPGVTRALALLFPSVILLSAAASLTGAGAHLVAVDFIRRSGGKAPDFLDWALLAAPFGLVTSLIACGLILRFFLGAEDRNAAFEPCTPAERQPLNAQERTLLAVTALIVLALATSGLHGVALPFVALIGALVMASEKVSGLSFRKALKTVEWNLLLFLAGTLVIGEALMSTGTAALRRSRSAASRFAANMR, encoded by the coding sequence ATGCCGCTGCGCCAAGTGCGGCTGTTGACCGGGTCGCTGCTGATCTTCGCGACGATCCTGATCTTTGTTGCCGCTGATGGGCTGACCATGCCGATGCGTCTGGCGCTGATGGTGTTTGCGACAACGCTTGTCTGCTGGACGATCTTCGACCTGCCTGAAACGCCGGTGGCGCTTGCCGGAGCGCTGGCTTTGGGCGCCACCGGTACCGTCAGCGAAGAGGCGATGTTTGCAGCGCTCGGCAACGATATCGTCTGGTTGATGATCGCCGCCTTCGTCATTGCCTCGGTGCTTCAGGCATCCGGGCTGGTGGAGCGTCTCACCTTCCGGCTGCTGGCACCGTTCCAGCGCGTCAGCAGCCTTTTCTGGGCTGTAACTCTGACGATCTTTGCGACCGCCTTCATCATCCCATCCACGTCAGCACGGGCGGTAATCTTCATGCCGGTCTTTCTGGGGCTGACGGCCGCCATTGGCCGGCCCGGCGTGACACGGGCGCTTGCCTTGCTTTTCCCGTCGGTGATCCTGCTTTCGGCCGCCGCCTCGCTGACCGGTGCCGGCGCCCATCTGGTGGCGGTCGATTTCATCCGTCGCAGCGGCGGCAAAGCGCCCGATTTCCTCGATTGGGCCTTGCTGGCTGCCCCGTTCGGATTGGTCACGAGCCTGATTGCCTGTGGCCTCATCCTGCGGTTCTTCCTCGGCGCCGAGGATCGTAACGCTGCTTTCGAGCCATGCACGCCGGCTGAAAGGCAGCCGCTCAATGCGCAGGAGCGGACGCTGCTGGCGGTGACGGCGCTCATCGTTCTGGCGCTTGCGACATCGGGCCTTCATGGCGTTGCCTTGCCCTTCGTTGCCTTGATCGGCGCCCTCGTCATGGCCTCGGAAAAGGTCTCGGGGTTGTCCTTTCGCAAGGCACTGAAAACAGTCGAGTGGAACCTGCTCCTGTTTCTCGCCGGCACGCTCGTCATCGGCGAGGCACTGATGAGCACCGGCACGGCGGCCTTGCGACGTTCCAGGTCGGCGGCGAGCAGATTTGCCGCGAATATGAGATGA
- the thiC gene encoding phosphomethylpyrimidine synthase ThiC produces MNIATKPAELSVTKGPLPASKKVYKPGTIHPDIRVPMREITLHPTSGEPPVTVYDASGPYTVEDANIRIEDGLPRPRRDWIIARGDVEAYDGRDVRPEDNGFASGDRLTPTFPLRHAPLRATGRRAVTQLAYARAGIITPEMEFVAIRENLGRDAARAALRDGESFGAHIPDHVTPEFVRQEIASGRAVLPANINHPESEPMIIGRNFLVKINANIGNSAVTSSMAEEVEKMVWATRWGADTVMDLSTGRNIHNIREWIIRNSPVPIGTVPLYQALEKVNGIAEDLTWEVYRDTLIEQAEQGVDYFTIHAGVRLHYIPLTVDRVTGIVSRGGSIMAKWCLHHHKESFLYEHFEEICDICRAYDVSFSLGDGLRPGSIADANDAAQFAELETLGELTKIAWAKDCQVMIEGPGHVPMHKIKENMDKQLAVCGEAPFYTLGPLTTDIAPGYDHITSGIGAAMIGWFGTAMLCYVTPKEHLGLPDRNDVKVGVITYKIAAHAADLAKGHPAARTRDDALSRARFEFRWEDQFNLSLDPETARSFHDETLPKEAHKVAHFCSMCGPKFCSMRISHDIRAEAQKEGFQAMAAKYREGGDLYMPVDSEADVRG; encoded by the coding sequence ATGAATATTGCCACCAAACCCGCAGAACTCTCGGTCACAAAAGGCCCGCTTCCCGCCTCGAAAAAGGTCTACAAGCCAGGCACGATCCATCCCGACATCCGCGTTCCCATGCGCGAAATCACCCTGCACCCGACGTCGGGCGAGCCGCCGGTCACCGTCTACGACGCCTCCGGTCCCTACACCGTAGAAGATGCCAACATCCGCATCGAGGATGGATTGCCAAGACCGCGCCGCGACTGGATCATCGCTCGCGGCGATGTCGAAGCCTATGACGGGCGCGACGTGCGGCCGGAAGACAACGGCTTTGCCTCCGGCGACCGGCTGACGCCGACCTTTCCCCTCCGTCACGCGCCGCTGCGCGCAACCGGCCGGCGCGCGGTGACGCAGCTTGCCTATGCGCGGGCCGGCATCATCACGCCCGAGATGGAGTTCGTCGCCATCCGCGAGAACCTTGGCCGCGACGCTGCACGCGCCGCGCTACGCGACGGCGAAAGCTTTGGCGCCCATATCCCCGATCACGTCACGCCCGAATTCGTCCGCCAGGAGATTGCCAGCGGCCGCGCCGTGCTGCCGGCCAACATCAACCACCCAGAATCCGAACCGATGATCATCGGCCGGAATTTCCTGGTGAAGATCAATGCCAATATCGGCAACTCCGCCGTCACTTCGTCGATGGCCGAGGAAGTGGAGAAGATGGTCTGGGCCACCCGCTGGGGCGCCGATACGGTGATGGACCTTTCGACCGGCCGCAACATCCACAACATCCGCGAATGGATCATCCGCAACTCGCCCGTGCCGATCGGCACCGTGCCGCTCTACCAGGCGCTGGAAAAGGTCAACGGCATCGCCGAGGATCTCACATGGGAAGTCTATCGCGATACGCTGATCGAGCAGGCGGAACAGGGGGTCGATTACTTCACCATCCATGCCGGTGTCCGGCTGCACTATATCCCGCTGACCGTCGACCGCGTCACCGGCATCGTCTCGCGCGGCGGCTCGATCATGGCGAAATGGTGCCTGCACCACCACAAGGAGAGCTTTCTCTACGAGCACTTCGAAGAGATCTGCGACATCTGCCGCGCCTATGACGTCTCGTTTTCGCTCGGCGACGGCCTGCGTCCGGGCTCGATCGCCGATGCCAATGACGCGGCGCAATTTGCCGAACTGGAAACGCTGGGCGAGCTGACGAAGATCGCCTGGGCGAAAGACTGCCAGGTGATGATCGAGGGCCCCGGCCACGTGCCGATGCACAAGATCAAGGAAAACATGGACAAGCAGCTCGCTGTCTGTGGCGAGGCGCCGTTCTATACGCTTGGGCCCCTGACGACCGACATCGCCCCGGGCTACGACCACATCACCTCGGGCATCGGTGCCGCGATGATCGGCTGGTTCGGCACGGCCATGCTCTGCTATGTGACACCGAAGGAACATCTGGGGCTTCCCGACCGCAACGACGTCAAGGTGGGCGTCATCACCTACAAGATCGCGGCCCATGCCGCCGATCTCGCCAAGGGGCACCCGGCGGCCCGCACCCGCGACGACGCCCTGTCGCGCGCCCGCTTCGAGTTCCGCTGGGAGGACCAGTTCAACCTGTCGCTCGATCCGGAAACCGCCCGCTCCTTCCACGACGAAACCTTGCCGAAGGAGGCGCACAAGGTCGCGCATTTTTGCTCCATGTGCGGGCCGAAATTCTGCTCGATGCGGATCTCGCACGACATCCGCGCCGAGGCGCAGAAGGAAGGTTTTCAAGCGATGGCGGCCAAGTATCGTGAGGGTGGCGACCTCTATATGCCGGTCGACAGCGAGGCAGACGTTCGGGGATAA
- a CDS encoding Lrp/AsnC family transcriptional regulator: MAVSKSTSAELDRFDLAILSILQKDNTTPQRQIGEAVNLSAPAVQRRIKRMEETGVIRSNVAVIEPARVNQALTILVEVEVESEQIDLLDAAKAAFSAAPEVQQCYYVTGDVDFMLVVIVPTMGDYEAFTRRMFFGNPNIRRFRTFVTMDRVKVGLSVPVEKPR, from the coding sequence ATGGCCGTTTCAAAGAGCACATCGGCGGAGCTCGACCGCTTCGACCTGGCAATCCTCTCAATCCTGCAGAAGGACAACACGACGCCACAGCGACAGATCGGCGAGGCCGTCAACCTGTCTGCGCCGGCCGTGCAACGGCGGATCAAGCGCATGGAAGAAACTGGGGTCATCCGCAGCAATGTCGCGGTGATCGAGCCGGCGCGGGTCAACCAGGCCCTGACGATCCTTGTCGAAGTGGAGGTGGAAAGCGAGCAGATCGACCTGCTCGATGCGGCCAAGGCCGCCTTCTCGGCCGCTCCGGAAGTCCAGCAATGCTATTACGTCACGGGCGACGTGGATTTCATGCTTGTCGTGATCGTGCCGACGATGGGCGATTACGAAGCCTTCACCCGCCGCATGTTCTTCGGCAATCCCAACATCCGGCGCTTCCGAACCTTCGTGACTATGGACCGCGTCAAGGTCGGTCTGTCAGTGCCGGTGGAAAAGCCGCGCTGA
- a CDS encoding sigma-54-dependent transcriptional regulator yields MQQSVCLVDDDSELRRAIKQTLELAGLAVSAFPGAAEALAILNPDFSGIVISDIRMPGIDGLTLFRRIADFDPDLPVILVTGHGDIPMAVQAIKDGVYDFIPKPFAADRLVQSARRALEKRRLVMENRALKRAAEVAGESLPLIGQTPVMERLRQTLRHIADTDVDVLVAGETGSGKEVVATLLHNWSRRRNGNFVALNCGALPETVIESELFGHEPGAFTGALKKRVGRIEHASGGTLFLDEIEAMPPATQVKMLRVLEAREITPLGTNIVRPVDIRVIAAAKIDLGDPAQRGDFREDLYFRLNVVTLSIPPLRERRDDIPLLFSHFLTRAAERFKRDVPTLSPAVSHYLRSHSWPGNVRELSHFAERVALGVEGSLGQPIAAAPTSAGLPERIERYEAEILKEALRAQHGDVKATIEALGIPRKTFYDKLQRHGINRADYADRRGSEKSGR; encoded by the coding sequence ATGCAGCAATCCGTATGCCTCGTCGACGACGACAGCGAACTCAGGCGGGCGATCAAGCAGACGCTGGAGCTTGCCGGCCTCGCGGTCTCCGCCTTTCCCGGCGCGGCGGAAGCGCTCGCAATCCTCAACCCGGATTTTAGCGGGATCGTCATCAGCGATATCCGCATGCCCGGGATCGACGGCCTCACGCTGTTTCGCCGGATCGCCGATTTCGACCCCGACCTGCCCGTCATTCTGGTCACCGGCCACGGCGATATCCCGATGGCCGTTCAGGCCATTAAGGACGGCGTCTATGATTTCATCCCGAAACCCTTTGCCGCCGACCGTCTGGTGCAGAGCGCACGCCGCGCCTTGGAAAAACGCCGGCTGGTGATGGAAAACCGCGCGCTGAAACGCGCAGCCGAAGTCGCCGGTGAGAGCCTGCCGCTGATTGGCCAGACACCGGTCATGGAACGGCTGCGCCAGACCTTGCGGCATATCGCCGACACCGACGTGGATGTGCTTGTTGCCGGCGAAACCGGCAGCGGCAAGGAGGTGGTGGCGACGCTGCTGCACAATTGGAGCCGGCGCCGCAACGGCAACTTCGTGGCGCTGAACTGCGGCGCACTGCCGGAAACGGTAATCGAGAGCGAGCTTTTCGGCCACGAGCCCGGCGCCTTCACCGGTGCCCTGAAGAAGCGCGTCGGCCGTATCGAGCATGCGAGCGGCGGCACGCTTTTCCTCGATGAGATCGAGGCGATGCCGCCGGCAACGCAGGTCAAGATGCTGCGAGTGCTTGAAGCCCGTGAGATCACGCCGCTTGGCACCAATATCGTGCGCCCCGTCGATATTCGGGTCATCGCCGCGGCCAAGATCGACCTCGGCGACCCGGCCCAGCGGGGCGATTTTCGCGAGGATCTCTATTTCCGGCTGAACGTCGTCACCCTGTCGATCCCGCCGCTGCGCGAACGCCGGGACGATATCCCCCTTCTCTTCTCGCATTTCCTGACGCGGGCAGCCGAGCGTTTCAAGCGCGACGTGCCGACGCTTTCGCCGGCCGTCAGCCACTATCTGAGGTCTCATTCTTGGCCGGGCAATGTGCGCGAGCTCTCGCACTTCGCCGAGCGCGTCGCCCTTGGCGTCGAAGGTTCGCTCGGCCAACCGATTGCCGCGGCGCCGACCAGTGCCGGCCTGCCCGAGCGGATCGAGCGCTACGAGGCGGAAATTCTGAAAGAAGCGCTGCGGGCGCAGCACGGCGACGTCAAGGCGACGATCGAAGCGCTCGGCATTCCGCGCAAGACCTTCTATGACAAGCTGCAGCGGCACGGCATCAACCGTGCGGATTATGCCGATCGCCGGGGATCAGAGAAGTCCGGCCGCTAG
- a CDS encoding diaminopropionate ammonia-lyase has translation MLIRNHHADFGSPLLPDDAEMLSIAAAAEVERQLSRRDDHRPTPLHSLPALAAELGVGAIFVKDEGHRLGLGSFKALGGSYVVIRLVLDEVRKQTGLDVDIDDLTRPDVRAVARQMTFGCATDGNHGRSVAMGAELVGAKSVIFVHSGVSQKRIEAIAHYGAEIVRVEGTYDDSVEFAAKVCNERGWTVVSDTSWPGYEYIPGLVMQGYTALLCEALRTIDAPPTHVFVQAGVGGIAAATAGQLALRYGHDRPRLVVVEPARAACLLETARAGHPVKVPHGEPTVMAMLECYEPSLVAWRILSRVADAFMMIDEEDAVSIMNRLARPKGGDPAIVAGESGGVGLAGLITVAGDPNMRAALGLDANSRILVINTEGATDPERYEELVGLAPADVAGAEKLERV, from the coding sequence ATGCTCATTCGCAACCACCATGCCGATTTCGGATCGCCGCTGCTGCCTGACGATGCCGAAATGCTCTCGATTGCTGCGGCTGCAGAGGTTGAGCGGCAGCTATCGCGCCGTGACGATCATCGGCCGACGCCGCTTCATTCCTTGCCGGCGCTTGCGGCCGAACTCGGGGTCGGAGCAATCTTCGTCAAGGACGAGGGCCATCGGCTCGGGCTCGGCAGTTTCAAGGCGCTTGGCGGATCCTACGTGGTGATCCGGCTGGTGCTTGACGAGGTCCGGAAGCAGACAGGCCTGGACGTCGACATAGACGATCTCACGCGCCCTGACGTTCGCGCGGTCGCGCGCCAAATGACGTTCGGCTGCGCCACGGATGGCAACCATGGTCGCTCAGTGGCGATGGGCGCTGAGCTTGTCGGTGCGAAATCGGTGATCTTCGTGCATTCCGGTGTCAGCCAGAAACGCATAGAGGCGATTGCGCATTACGGCGCCGAGATCGTCCGGGTCGAAGGAACCTATGACGACTCGGTGGAGTTTGCGGCGAAGGTCTGCAACGAGCGTGGCTGGACCGTCGTATCGGACACCTCCTGGCCGGGATACGAATATATTCCCGGTCTGGTCATGCAGGGATATACGGCGCTTTTGTGCGAAGCCTTGCGGACGATCGACGCACCACCGACGCATGTCTTCGTGCAAGCCGGCGTCGGCGGAATCGCTGCTGCAACGGCCGGGCAACTGGCGCTGCGTTACGGTCATGACCGGCCGCGCTTAGTCGTAGTCGAGCCGGCCCGAGCTGCCTGCCTGCTGGAAACGGCAAGGGCCGGCCATCCGGTGAAAGTGCCACATGGCGAGCCAACTGTCATGGCGATGCTCGAATGTTACGAGCCTTCTCTTGTCGCCTGGCGCATTCTTTCGCGTGTTGCCGACGCCTTCATGATGATCGACGAGGAGGATGCCGTTTCGATCATGAACCGCCTCGCTCGCCCGAAAGGGGGCGATCCGGCAATCGTTGCTGGTGAAAGCGGCGGTGTCGGGCTGGCTGGCCTCATCACGGTCGCCGGAGACCCGAACATGCGCGCCGCCCTCGGCCTTGATGCCAATTCGCGGATCCTGGTGATCAATACCGAAGGTGCCACGGATCCTGAACGCTACGAAGAGCTGGTTGGCCTCGCGCCGGCTGATGTCGCCGGGGCTGAGAAATTGGAAAGGGTATGA
- a CDS encoding M20 aminoacylase family protein, with protein MANTDIDKLVAEMTAWRHDLHAHPEFGFEEKRTAAFVAAKLREFGLDEVAEGIGGTGVIGTLRHGTGNRAIALRADMDALRIAEQGTIAYCSTRPGTMHACGHDGHTAMLLGAAKLLTEEGGFDGTVRFVFQPAEEWGKGALAMLADGMLERFPFDEIYGLHNMPGLPVGKFETRAGAIMSAEDNFEVTLKGVGGHAARPHAGNETLVAACATVVNLQTIVSRRLSPADIAVVSVTELITDGTRNALPGLARILGDARSFRPEVSARIEQQMRTIAKGTADAYGCEVEVTYTREFVPLLNDPALVDHAFAAAGAVFGTDNVAVAAEPMTGSEDFARFLAHVPGCFVFIGNGQESAPLHNPHYDFNDDALIFGARFHAEIVRQRLAAPDVGQ; from the coding sequence ATGGCAAACACGGATATCGACAAGCTTGTGGCGGAGATGACGGCGTGGCGTCATGACCTGCACGCCCATCCGGAATTCGGTTTCGAGGAAAAGCGGACAGCGGCCTTCGTTGCCGCCAAGCTGCGGGAGTTCGGCCTGGACGAGGTCGCCGAAGGTATCGGTGGCACCGGGGTGATCGGCACGCTGCGGCATGGAACGGGAAATCGCGCCATAGCGCTGCGTGCCGATATGGATGCGCTGCGTATCGCGGAACAGGGGACAATTGCCTATTGCTCTACCCGGCCCGGCACGATGCACGCCTGCGGCCACGACGGCCATACGGCGATGCTGCTCGGCGCAGCGAAGCTGCTGACCGAGGAGGGCGGCTTTGACGGGACCGTGCGCTTCGTTTTCCAGCCAGCTGAAGAATGGGGGAAGGGTGCACTTGCCATGCTCGCCGATGGCATGCTGGAACGCTTTCCCTTCGACGAGATCTATGGGCTGCACAACATGCCGGGCCTGCCGGTCGGAAAGTTCGAGACCCGTGCCGGCGCCATCATGTCGGCCGAAGACAATTTCGAGGTCACGCTCAAGGGCGTCGGCGGCCATGCCGCGCGACCTCACGCGGGCAACGAGACGCTGGTCGCTGCCTGCGCGACAGTGGTCAATCTCCAGACCATCGTTTCGCGAAGGCTCTCTCCGGCCGATATCGCCGTCGTCTCCGTGACCGAATTGATCACCGACGGCACGCGCAATGCCTTGCCAGGCCTGGCCCGCATTCTCGGTGATGCGCGCAGCTTCCGACCTGAGGTGAGCGCCAGGATCGAACAGCAGATGCGCACGATCGCCAAGGGGACGGCGGATGCCTATGGCTGCGAGGTCGAGGTGACCTATACGCGTGAGTTCGTGCCGCTGCTCAACGATCCGGCTCTCGTCGATCATGCCTTCGCAGCGGCCGGTGCGGTGTTCGGGACGGACAATGTCGCCGTCGCCGCCGAGCCGATGACCGGATCGGAGGATTTTGCCCGGTTCCTCGCGCATGTGCCGGGTTGCTTCGTCTTTATCGGCAACGGCCAGGAATCCGCGCCGCTGCACAATCCGCATTACGACTTCAATGACGATGCCTTGATCTTCGGTGCCCGGTTCCACGCCGAAATCGTCCGGCAACGGCTGGCCGCACCGGATGTGGGGCAGTGA
- a CDS encoding Zn-dependent hydrolase — protein MSHQSINAERLLTRIRELGAIGRNDQGQLTRLAASATDKLGRDRLVAWLRAAGLEIAVDRIGNIFGVWQSQDNAGQSPLMLGSHIDTVINAGIYDGSYGVLAALEVIETLKEQGFAPVRPIVVAAFTNEEGVRYAPDMLGSLVHGGGLAVEAALATVGTDGTTLGSELACIGYAGTAEPGFLKPHAYVELHIEQGPVLEREATTIGAVENLQGISWQRVTIDGVANHAGTTPMAMRSDAGLAAARVGLFLREHIARSNAPSVATIGTMRFEPDAINVIPSRAVFTIDLRDPDEDRLRALESALSGFLDRLEQEEHVIVSVERLARFEPVSFDGAIVAAIEVSAKARGLKSRRMTSGAGHDAQMIARIAPAAMIFVPSRDGISHNPREHTDPADLVAGANVLLDVAVRLAGSP, from the coding sequence ATGTCTCATCAGTCCATTAATGCCGAACGTCTGCTTACCCGCATCCGCGAACTCGGCGCGATCGGGCGCAACGATCAGGGGCAACTGACACGGCTTGCTGCGTCTGCCACCGACAAGCTCGGGCGGGACCGCCTAGTCGCTTGGCTGCGGGCCGCGGGGCTGGAGATCGCCGTCGACCGCATCGGCAATATCTTCGGCGTCTGGCAAAGCCAGGATAACGCCGGGCAATCGCCGTTAATGCTCGGCTCCCATATCGACACGGTCATCAATGCCGGCATCTACGATGGCAGCTACGGCGTGCTGGCCGCCCTCGAAGTCATCGAGACACTGAAGGAGCAGGGATTCGCGCCTGTCCGCCCGATCGTCGTCGCGGCCTTTACCAACGAGGAGGGGGTGCGCTACGCGCCCGATATGCTGGGGTCGCTTGTTCATGGGGGCGGCCTTGCGGTCGAAGCCGCGCTTGCGACGGTCGGAACCGATGGCACGACGCTCGGATCGGAACTCGCGTGCATAGGTTACGCCGGCACCGCGGAGCCCGGCTTTCTGAAACCTCATGCCTATGTTGAATTGCACATCGAGCAGGGGCCGGTGCTTGAGCGCGAAGCGACCACGATCGGCGCCGTCGAAAATCTGCAAGGGATTTCCTGGCAGCGCGTGACCATCGACGGCGTTGCCAATCATGCCGGCACGACGCCGATGGCAATGCGCTCCGATGCGGGCCTTGCTGCCGCGCGCGTCGGCCTGTTCCTGCGCGAGCACATCGCGCGATCAAACGCGCCGAGCGTTGCGACGATCGGAACCATGCGCTTCGAGCCGGACGCGATCAACGTGATCCCCTCGCGCGCGGTCTTTACCATCGACCTGCGCGACCCGGACGAGGATCGCCTGAGGGCACTTGAAAGCGCGCTTTCCGGCTTTCTCGACCGGCTTGAGCAGGAAGAGCATGTGATCGTCTCTGTCGAGCGTCTCGCCCGGTTCGAGCCCGTCAGTTTCGACGGTGCGATCGTCGCGGCGATTGAAGTTTCCGCGAAGGCCCGTGGGCTGAAGAGCCGGCGGATGACCTCCGGCGCCGGCCACGACGCCCAGATGATCGCGCGCATCGCGCCGGCGGCGATGATCTTCGTGCCGAGCCGCGACGGGATCAGCCACAATCCGCGCGAACACACGGATCCGGCAGATCTCGTCGCCGGTGCCAATGTCCTGCTCGACGTCGCCGTCCGGCTTGCAGGTAGCCCTTAG
- a CDS encoding Gfo/Idh/MocA family protein, with protein MTQLPKHTLRVGFVGTGFIAHFHLKSMIGVRNVEVTGVFSRKAENREKFAKEVETLGLGSCRTHESLEALLSADDVDAIWILSPNYTRLDVMRALHGAIKSGRSKVFAVACEKPLARTVAEAREMLTLAEDAGLNHGYLENQVFCTPVLRGKEIIWRRAASTTGRPYLARAAEEHSGPHEPWFWQGDKQGGGVLSDMMCHSVEVARYLLTAPGAPRNSLKIKSVNGTVANLKWTRPNYAEQLRKRFGNDVDYRNRPSEDFARATVTLEDQDGNELMIEATTSWAYVGAGLRIQLELLGPEYALEYNSLSTGLKIFMSREVTGSEGEDLVEKQNAEQGLMPVLEDEAGVYGYTDENRHMVECFRKGQKPLETFEDGLAVVEMLMGLYRSAEINATLQFPAPELEHYVPVVARKGA; from the coding sequence ATGACACAGCTACCGAAGCACACGCTGCGCGTGGGTTTCGTCGGAACGGGCTTCATCGCCCATTTCCACCTGAAATCGATGATCGGCGTGCGCAATGTCGAAGTGACGGGCGTCTTCAGCCGCAAGGCGGAAAACCGCGAAAAATTTGCGAAGGAAGTCGAAACGCTCGGGCTCGGCTCCTGCCGCACGCATGAGAGCCTGGAAGCGCTGCTGTCAGCCGACGACGTCGACGCGATCTGGATCCTGTCGCCGAACTATACGCGCCTCGACGTGATGCGCGCCCTGCACGGGGCGATCAAGTCAGGCCGCAGCAAGGTCTTTGCGGTCGCCTGTGAGAAGCCCTTGGCGCGCACGGTGGCGGAAGCCCGCGAGATGCTGACGCTGGCCGAAGATGCCGGCCTCAATCATGGCTATCTCGAAAATCAGGTGTTCTGCACGCCGGTGTTGCGCGGCAAGGAAATCATCTGGCGTCGCGCCGCCTCCACCACCGGCAGACCCTATCTTGCGCGGGCGGCAGAGGAACATTCCGGTCCGCACGAGCCCTGGTTCTGGCAGGGCGACAAGCAGGGCGGCGGTGTTCTCTCCGACATGATGTGCCACAGCGTCGAGGTGGCGCGCTATCTCTTGACCGCGCCCGGTGCGCCGCGCAATTCACTGAAGATCAAGTCGGTCAACGGCACCGTCGCCAACCTGAAATGGACACGTCCCAACTATGCCGAACAGCTGCGCAAGCGCTTCGGCAACGATGTGGACTATCGCAACCGCCCTTCGGAGGATTTTGCGCGCGCGACGGTGACACTCGAGGATCAGGACGGCAACGAACTGATGATCGAAGCGACGACCTCCTGGGCCTATGTCGGCGCCGGCCTGCGCATCCAGCTCGAATTGCTCGGACCGGAATATGCGCTCGAATACAATTCGCTGAGCACGGGCTTGAAGATCTTCATGTCTCGCGAAGTCACGGGGTCGGAAGGCGAGGATCTGGTCGAAAAGCAGAATGCCGAGCAGGGGCTGATGCCGGTGCTCGAGGACGAGGCTGGCGTCTACGGGTATACCGACGAAAACCGCCACATGGTCGAATGCTTCCGCAAGGGCCAGAAGCCGCTCGAAACTTTCGAGGACGGTCTGGCCGTGGTCGAGATGCTGATGGGGCTTTATCGCTCCGCAGAGATCAACGCCACCTTGCAGTTCCCCGCGCCGGAACTCGAACATTACGTGCCCGTGGTCGCGCGCAAGGGCGCTTGA
- a CDS encoding pyridoxamine 5'-phosphate oxidase family protein — protein sequence MFVRELSREECIALISSHHIGRLACARDDQPYIVPIQYASAANRLYGFSMPGQKVDWMRSNPRVCVQIDEFSDRGSWKSAVIYGRYRELPDTEQGHQERLQAWSLLEKRTNWWEPGGLKPAEQGVVGTSPHLFFVIEIDEMTGRAMDEDPVDISSH from the coding sequence ATGTTCGTCAGGGAATTGTCGCGTGAGGAATGTATCGCCCTCATCTCCTCGCACCATATCGGTCGGCTGGCCTGTGCCAGGGATGACCAGCCCTACATCGTCCCCATCCAGTACGCCTCTGCCGCGAACCGGCTATACGGCTTCTCCATGCCCGGACAGAAAGTCGACTGGATGCGCTCAAATCCTCGTGTCTGTGTCCAGATCGACGAGTTCTCTGACAGGGGAAGTTGGAAAAGCGCGGTCATCTACGGCAGGTATCGGGAGTTGCCGGATACGGAGCAAGGGCATCAAGAGCGCCTGCAGGCATGGTCGCTGCTGGAGAAGCGCACCAACTGGTGGGAACCGGGCGGTTTGAAGCCGGCGGAGCAGGGTGTCGTCGGAACGTCTCCACATCTGTTCTTTGTCATCGAGATCGACGAGATGACCGGGCGCGCCATGGACGAAGATCCGGTGGACATCTCCTCGCATTAA